The following nucleotide sequence is from bacterium.
AAATAGTGAACAATCCAGAATTAGCATATTTACTTGGAATGATAACTGGCAAGGGCACCATAATTAGAGATAATAATCAGACAAATATTATTATTGAAATTCCTCACCAAAGTTTGACAATTGAGGGTATGGATACAAAACTTTCTGTAAAAGCAAGCTTGGATGACATAAGGAATAGCCTAGAACCACTTATAGGTGCAAGAATCATTTCAACGCAAATTGAAAGTAAAACCGTCCTGAAATTTTCTAAAAATAATGAAGACTTCTTAATTAGAGAAATTCATCAACATTTTCAAGGGTTAACTTCATGCAAAGATTTTAGGATTCCAGAGGAAATATTCAATTCGTCATCAGACACCAAACAAGAATTTATGATTGGACTTGCAGATGTGACTGCTCATATTAGGAGTAGTAATGTAGCTTATGGGCTTTCTTACAATCAAAGGGCGTATATAGAAATACCAGTAAATTGGTTTTTAGTTATAGATATCGGAAACTTAATTTTAGACCTTGATGTACCTATACATAATATTAATTGGGGTCATCCTAATATGAGAGACCCTAATCTTGAAGAATATAATAGTGGAAGACAAAATGCTTGGTTTAGGGAACATCAGATCAAAATATTTGCTGATGAATTCGAGAAAATTGGTTTCAGAATAGCACACAAAATGGATGTACTTAAAAACTTAGCTAATAAAAATCGGGATGAATGGGATAAGAGTTTGATGCAAAAAATCAGCCGTGCTCGCTCAGAAGCACAGAAGGAGAAATTCAGCAGAATGATAGGGCATATCGAGTTGATACATCATAAATATTATTGGGAGACCAAGAATCTGAAGAGACCAAAAGCATCGCATCCAATGGAGAATAGCGATAAAATTCCTCCAGAAATAAGAGGGAAACATTTTAATTCATGGAAAGAAATTTGTGCAGTTTTAGGTTATCCACGGGAAAAAGAGTGAAATGAATAAAAGAGAAGAATTACTTTATCCTGCTATAGAAGAATGGTTTAAGAAGTATTTAGAAGAACGATATAAAAGATATGCTATTACAACTACACACAAAACCTCGAGAATAACTTTAGATTCCTATCTGAAGAGTATTGGTATTCAACTCAAAGAAGCAGTTGGATTGGCAATAAGAGTAGATATTGTCGGCGTACTGAGAAAATCAAATGAAATAAAACTTGCCTTTATAGAAGTTAAAGACAACTCCTTAACTTTAGCAGGCTTAGGTCAACTTTGGGGTTATACTCAGTTAATTAATCCTGTTGAATCTTTCTTGATATCATCAGCAGGTCTAGGAAGCCTTGAGTATCTATTAAAAGTGCTAAAAAGAGAAGATCTTTTAATTTATGGTTCTAAAAAAGAGAGAATGATGAAAGTATGCAAATGGGATAAACAACGAAAATCTATCGATTATTCTACTCTTTTACCTAAGTTGTAACACATTAAGAGATGATAGATAATCAAACAAATATGAACAAGAGTATGAATTTCTAATGCAAAAAGAGAACTAATTGAAAAAGTTATGGCAACAACAATACCATCGGCATTTCAAAAGTTAAAAGAGAGTCTGGAAATAACAGAATTGCAAAAATCCACTGTTTCAACACGGCAGACAAGTGTAAGAAATGTTATTGAATCAGGATTAAAGGTTTTGGATTCTTTTTTGACTGGGTCATATTCACGTAATACGATGATTGCACCATTAAAAGAAGCGGATGTTGATATTTTTGTTGTGTTATATAATAAGTATTATTATCAATATAACGGACAAAACGGTGGTCAAGCTGGGTTGCTTGACTTAGTAAAAAGAACCTTGAGGAAAACATATACGGAGACTCCCGATATTAGTAGAAATGGTCAAGCGGTAACTATACGTTTTACCGACTTCGTAGTGGATGTAGTACCTGGTTTTCATAGGCAAGGCGGAGGATTTTTAATCCCGAACTCAATAAGGCAAAATTGGATTTCCACGGATCCCAAGAAACATGTTGAGATTATGACTAATGCAAATTCAATTCATAATGGAAACTTAATACCCTTAGTTAAGATGATTAAAGGATGGAATAAAAATATCAATAGTTATTTTAGTTCATTTCACCTTGAAGTATTAGCACTGCAAATTTTAGATAATGTAACAATATCTGACTTCTCTTCTGGAACGAGATACTTTTTTGACAAAGGTAGACTCCTAATTAGTCAAAATAATTTCGACCCTGCTGGATATGGTAGAGATATAGGAAGTTATATTAATACTCAAGAAAAAATACAGGAAGCTGTTGCAAAATTCCAATTAGCTTATGATAGGGCAGTAAAAGCAGAAGATTATGCAAGACGTTACTGTATTGAAGATGCTATAAATATGTGGGTAAAAATATTTGGAAACTATTTCCCAGCATATGGGTAAAAAAACATTATGGTTGACAAAAAAAATACTATTCAAGAAACAGTAGTATCTACTACCCAAAAAGCGGTTATTAAAGAAGCAAAGAGAATTGAAGAAAGTGCACTTTGTACAGCTAAGGGGCATTTTGCTGCTGCTCAGTTTTGGGCAAATTTTCACTTATGGGTAGGAATCCCAACGGCGATTTTAGCCACAATTGCTAGTGCTTCAGCATTAGGACAGTTTGATAACCATAATATTATTGCAGGAATTTTATCAATTATAGTTGTTGCACTCACAGCATTGGCTACCTTTTTAAACCCAAACGAAAAAGCAAATGTTCATTTAAATTCAGGGAATAACTATGACGCTTTTCAAAGCCGAGCACGTATTTTCTGGACAATTGATTGTTGGGAAGAAGAATCAGAGCAAGTGCTCACAAGTAGATTGAAGGATTTATCTGAACAAAGAGATAAACTAAATAGAGGGTCTCCGCAAGTTCCAGCCTGGGCATATATAATTGCACGTAAAGGTATTAAAGAAGGCGAAGCAGATTATAAAGTCGATAAAAAAGGATAACTTATCTTTAATAAAGTTATTAGCTGAAATAGGGGGCAGATCTTGCACGCCGAAGGCGAGGTAAACCCGCCAAAGACGGACAGGCATTCCTCCTACTTTCTTGCAAAAGTAACAAGGGGACAGGTAACACATTACAGTTAAAATGAGTGAAAACTTTCTAATAAAAGATTTTGAGCAGGCATATGAAAATATGCGTGCTACTGATAACAAGCGCGATGTAATAATTGGTTTCTATGCAACATTAGTTGCAGTAATAGGTGGTCTAGTTCTTAAGAATTGTGAAAATCTTTGTAATATTCAAGGATTAGATAGGATAGGACTATTTTCTCTGTGGATTATTGGCTTTGTGATTTTTGGCATATTAATTCAGTATAGATGGTGGCATGCATATTGGGCAACATTAGCTAATAAGATACGGGGGGAAATCGCAGAGAAAGATATCAAAGACTTTTATGAGCGAATATTGCTATATCCTGTTAAATCCTTTTCTCTATGGGGAGTGGAATTTAACATTGTTTTTCTTCATGCTGTAATAAATAGTATAGTCGGAGCTCTATTCATTTGGAGTGGAAATTTAGGCAACCAAACTAAAATTGTAATCCCTTTTGGGGTTGTCATTCTATGGCTCCTGCATTTATTTGCTTTGTTATTTTGGTATTATTTTCAACTTCACTTTGAAAAGAAGATTTATGATATGAAAAAATTTAAAGGAAAAAAAGAACACGTTGCAAAACAACTTTACATATATTTTATTCCAATTTCTATATTTTTGTGTGTAATTATTTCATTTCTTATTCCAAGTCTTCTCTTAAAAATTTTATCTTTTATTATTCTATTGTTAATAGCATGGTGGTTTTTATGGAAAAACAAGGATTTACTTATTAGCGATGCACCTTATTATTTAAAAAAGATTGAAAAGGAGATTGTAAGGATTCATAAGAGATTTAAAAAATAAACACCCTTTAAAATAGGGACGGTTGTTTATGCTCACTAATTATGTAACTCTTTTGGTATGATAGAATAAACCAAAGGAGGTCATAATGCAATACCAGCAGGTTGTCATCATACCATTAGAAGGGTGAGATAAACAGATCAATATAAAATCTTTTTACCCAAGAGAAAAGATTTAACCAGAGAGACAAAAAAAGGGGCAAGCATAACGTATTTTGAGAAATAACCTTTGACATATAATAGCTAAAACCGAGAGGAGGGCTTTATGAATATTTATGATTTATTAAAGCAAGCAATTTTGAACAAACAACAGATTGTTGCCACTTATGATGGCTATCATCGAGAAATGTGTCCACATGCATTGGGAATAAAAGAGGGACTAGAGAAATGTTTATTTTATCAATTCGCAGGGGAGAGTAGTAGTCGCCAGATAATTCAAGGTTCTTCGGATAATTGGAGATGTATTTTTGTTAGTGAACTAACAGATGTGTCTATTCGAGATGGAGAGTGGCATACAGCTTCGAATCATTCACGGTCACAAACGTGTATTGATGATATAGATGTAGAAGTTCATGTGTAACTTTAGAAAATAGTCTTGTATAAAATACAGTATTTAAAAATTAGGGACACAGCTCTTCCCCCTAATTTCCTGCCCCTTTTTTTGTCTTCTAAACAGAGGGTCAAATCTTGACATTTAAGTTATAGAGATTGCTTCACCCCTGAACCACGTAGGGTTCAGGGGTCGCAATGACAAAGAAGGCGGGCAAGCTAGATTCCAGATGCCTGCCTTTTGACAATGTAAATTTTGTTATATACAATTCAACGCTCAACTATCAATTAACACAAAACCACAAAAAGGGGATATGTAGAGTGAAAAAACGATTAGTTCGGATAGAGGGTAGAGTACCTTTAATATTCATCCAAGGTGTTAAGGAAATTATAGCTTATTCACCTGTACTTGATTTATCTACACAGGGGAAAACTCGGGAGGAAGCAACAAAAAATTTTCAGGAAGCTATGGCCTTATTTTTTGAAGAAGCGAAAGCCGATTTAAATGAAATTTTGTTAGAACTCGGTTGGTCTAAGATCAAAGAGACTTTTTCACCCCCTGCTTATCTAGGTCAATTTCAAGAACCTATCCGAGCAAGTTTTCAACTCTCCTCTCATTCTTAAATGACTCGTATTGGTCCTGTTTCTTGGAAAAAATTCGACAAATTCTTAAAGAGATGTGAATGTTATCCCACTCGCCAGCGAGGGTAAAAATAGGGATAGCGCCTATTAAAAAAAGGTAGAAAAATTCGGAAAACCATTCATAATAACGAATGGTGGTTTTCGGTTGTTGATGTGTGCGAGGCTTTAACTGATAGCGTTGATGCGGGAGCTTATTGGAGAAAATTAAAACAGCGGCTGAAAAAGGAAAGTAGCGAGGTCGTGACATTTTGTCACGGACTGAAGTTAGAAGCGTCTGACGGCAAGTATTATTTTAAAAATAGGGACAGCGCCCATTAAAAAATACGACGGACGCGAAAAAGAAGGACATCATTGGATTCCTGCTTCCGCAGGAATGACAGATTGAATTGGATTCCTGCTTCCGCAGGAATGACAAGGAGAAAGGCGGGAATGACAGGAGAAGATTGCCGCGCCCTCATTATATTCGGACTCGCAATGACAAAAAAGGCAGGAATGACAGGAAGGGGGGGTACCCCTGCGAAAAAGAAGGACATCATTGGATTCCTGCCCTCCTAAAAGATTGGCGGGTAAACTTTCACAGGAATGACAGCTTACAAGAATGGATTCCTGCTTACTACTTGCAGGAATGACAGATTGAGTTGGATTCCTGTTTTCACAGGAATGACAAGGGGAAAATCTGCAGTCTGAAAATCCAAAATTCTACTTTTGCCGTAGTATTTCCCCGATGTCTTTGATAAAATAAACCAACGCTTTTTAAATATAATATTGCTCAATGGAACTTAAAAGTTTAAAGATTTTCGGATTTAAGTCATTTCCCGATGAAACCAAATTTGAATTTGAGCCCGGTATTACCGCAATAGTTGGTCCCAATGGTTGCGGAAAAAGTAATGTCGTTGATGCTATTCGCTGGGCTCTTGGCGAACAGAATGCCCATTCTCTTCGCGCGGGTCTAACAGAACAGCTTATTTTTAACGGCAGTCAAACGCGCCAGCCACTTGGTATGGCAGAAGTTTCGCTTACTTTCTCCAACCCTAGCCATTATGCTCCGCCTTCTTTAGGCGGCAGTGACAAAGTAGAACTTACTTTTTCTGAAATCACTATTACGCGCAAAATTTTCCGTTCGGGTGAAAGCGAATATTTTATTAATAAGGCTCCCTGCCGATTAAAAGATATTACGGAAGTTTTTATGGATACGGGTCTTGGTGTGAATGCATATTCGGTAATAAGCCAGGACCAGATAGACATGATACTTAACGCTAAACCCGAAGAACGCAGACATATATTTGAGGAAGCCGCAGGTATAACCAAATACAGCAAGAGAAAAAACGAAGCATTAAGAAAATTAGACCTTACCAAACAAAACTTACTTAGAGTTCAGGATATTATTGCCGAGCTGGAACGCCAGAGCAATGTATTGAAAAGGCAGGTATATAAAGCTAAACGCTATCGGGGCTTAAATGATGAACTCAAAAGCCTTCAGGTAGCGGACGCTTTTTACCAATATAAAGGTTTTCAGGAAGAAAAAAGCAGGATAGATAAATCAATAGAAAATTTCGGGAAAGAGAAAAACGATATAGATGTTGTTTTCAAAAACGAGGAAGAAACTTTTAAAAATCTGCAGGACGGATTAACGAAGCTGGAAACCGAACTTGAAGAAAAAAGGGAAGAACAGCTTCGGCTATTTGCCGAAATAGAAAGAGGCAATTCCACGATTATTGTCAATGAGGAAAGAATTAAAAATTTAACTCTTAAGTTGGCGGAAGAGGGTGTTGTTAAAACAAAATTAAACGAAGAATTTTCCGCTATTTCAGAGCAGATAAAATCTCATTTAAAAACTATTGAGTTGGCGAAAAAAGAAGAAGAAGCGTTAAGCATAGAAGCCGAGGAAGTTTCCGGAAAGATTGCCGAAATATCCAACAGGGAAAGAACAAACGAAAAAGAACTGGAAGAGAAGAATTCGCAACTGATAGAATTATTATCTGAACAGGCGCGTCTTAAAAACGCTTTGGAAAATTCAAAAATCAATGCGCATAATCTGGAAATCAGGTTAAAGAAATTAGCAGAAGAAAAAGAGGGTATGGTTGTTCTTAAACTGTCTTTAGAAACAGAACTTAATACTAAAAAGCAAGAGTTAGAAAACAGCAAAAAAGAGGCAGAGGAAGTAGAAACAAGGATTAAATCGTTTGAGAAGAGTTTAATAAAAATGGAGGAAGCGTTAAAAAGAGTAGAAGACGATATGATTAACGTTAAATCCGAACTGCAGGCGAAAAGAACCCATCTTTCCGCGTTAGAAGAAATGCATTCCAAAGACGAAGGGATGCAGAGTTCGGTTAAATTTATTATGGAATCGGAAGAAAAATCTCACGCTTACGGCTTGATTTTTAATACATTGCAAGTGTCCGAAGAGTTCCAAAAAGCGATTGAAGTGGCGTTGATGGATAATGTTCAGGGTTTGATAGTAAAAGATCATAACGCTGTTTCAAAACTTATAGGGATGCTAAAGGACAAAGAAAGAGGCAGAGCCACTTTCTTCCCTGTGGCAAATATAACAAGAAGCAGGGCAAACGGTGATTCTAAATATGAATTTGCCATAGATAAAATAAAATTCCCGCAGGAATACGCGGGCATATTTAATTATCTCCTGGATAAAGTGGTTATTGCCAAGAATTGGGATGAAGCGCTCAAGTTATATTCCTCTTTAAGTGAAGAATATAAGATAGTAACCCGCGACGGGGAGTTATTACATCCCGGCGGTTTTATACAGGGCGGTTCCAGAAACCAAATGCATGCGTTGCTCGGCAGAAAAGAGAGAATAGGCAAGATGCAAAAGGAAGTATCCGTCTTGGAAGAAAAATTAAAAGCGGTCGAACAAAAGAAAACTGAAGAAGGCAATAAAATTAAAAAAATAGAACAGGATTTACAAGAACAAAGAAGGGATTTAGCTAAGAAGAACGAAAACAAGGCAAAGTTGGAAAACGAAACTGGTTCTATTGTAGAAAAACTAAGTGAACTTCAAAAAAGAGACAAGTTCTTAATAGACGAAGAGAAAAATCTTGATAAGGAAAAGGAACTGGCGGAAGAAAAACATAAAGAAACCCAAGAAGAATTAGAAGCTATACAAACAAAGACAACCGAGCATAACTTAACTATCAGTTCCATTAAAAAATCTGTTGAATCCTTAAGCGAAGAAGAGACAAAAACAAAGGAAATTTCGGAAGAGAAAAGAATAAAACTGTTCAATTTGAGGCAATCCCTTAAGAACGCCGAAGATATGCTTAAAAATTTAG
It contains:
- a CDS encoding nucleotidyltransferase — encoded protein: MATTIPSAFQKLKESLEITELQKSTVSTRQTSVRNVIESGLKVLDSFLTGSYSRNTMIAPLKEADVDIFVVLYNKYYYQYNGQNGGQAGLLDLVKRTLRKTYTETPDISRNGQAVTIRFTDFVVDVVPGFHRQGGGFLIPNSIRQNWISTDPKKHVEIMTNANSIHNGNLIPLVKMIKGWNKNINSYFSSFHLEVLALQILDNVTISDFSSGTRYFFDKGRLLISQNNFDPAGYGRDIGSYINTQEKIQEAVAKFQLAYDRAVKAEDYARRYCIEDAINMWVKIFGNYFPAYG
- a CDS encoding SLATT domain-containing protein, which codes for MVDKKNTIQETVVSTTQKAVIKEAKRIEESALCTAKGHFAAAQFWANFHLWVGIPTAILATIASASALGQFDNHNIIAGILSIIVVALTALATFLNPNEKANVHLNSGNNYDAFQSRARIFWTIDCWEEESEQVLTSRLKDLSEQRDKLNRGSPQVPAWAYIIARKGIKEGEADYKVDKKG
- the smc gene encoding chromosome segregation protein SMC, with the translated sequence MELKSLKIFGFKSFPDETKFEFEPGITAIVGPNGCGKSNVVDAIRWALGEQNAHSLRAGLTEQLIFNGSQTRQPLGMAEVSLTFSNPSHYAPPSLGGSDKVELTFSEITITRKIFRSGESEYFINKAPCRLKDITEVFMDTGLGVNAYSVISQDQIDMILNAKPEERRHIFEEAAGITKYSKRKNEALRKLDLTKQNLLRVQDIIAELERQSNVLKRQVYKAKRYRGLNDELKSLQVADAFYQYKGFQEEKSRIDKSIENFGKEKNDIDVVFKNEEETFKNLQDGLTKLETELEEKREEQLRLFAEIERGNSTIIVNEERIKNLTLKLAEEGVVKTKLNEEFSAISEQIKSHLKTIELAKKEEEALSIEAEEVSGKIAEISNRERTNEKELEEKNSQLIELLSEQARLKNALENSKINAHNLEIRLKKLAEEKEGMVVLKLSLETELNTKKQELENSKKEAEEVETRIKSFEKSLIKMEEALKRVEDDMINVKSELQAKRTHLSALEEMHSKDEGMQSSVKFIMESEEKSHAYGLIFNTLQVSEEFQKAIEVALMDNVQGLIVKDHNAVSKLIGMLKDKERGRATFFPVANITRSRANGDSKYEFAIDKIKFPQEYAGIFNYLLDKVVIAKNWDEALKLYSSLSEEYKIVTRDGELLHPGGFIQGGSRNQMHALLGRKERIGKMQKEVSVLEEKLKAVEQKKTEEGNKIKKIEQDLQEQRRDLAKKNENKAKLENETGSIVEKLSELQKRDKFLIDEEKNLDKEKELAEEKHKETQEELEAIQTKTTEHNLTISSIKKSVESLSEEETKTKEISEEKRIKLFNLRQSLKNAEDMLKNLEDRKKMLLERIPNLSVEAEEANKRMELLKKETEDSKAKLIEQKQQIESLKQNLEELKTKRTVIGEQSKDKEQFIKEKGSQLEERRNVLQSLEIEKTKIETEIKDLKENISSNHTISLDDFTPPETETAKEHIKERVEDLKDKLTGMGNVNLAAIEEEEELNERYSFYLTQQKDLLDSEQSLRDTITQINSTARSLFRTTLDNVRKEFRDVFINLFQGGEADLKLVGSQDILEAGIDIVVSPPGKKLSSISLMSGGEKALTSIALLFALFKVKPSPFCVLDEIDAPLDETNIGRFTNFLKDLAKDTQFIIISHNKKTLSISKILYGITMEEPGISKMISVKFVGRDKDDTDKNKTETVAKPADAKGSDKTVAQAAE